In one window of Paracoccus saliphilus DNA:
- a CDS encoding ABC transporter permease, producing the protein MAVPSYATRLERVWHYTYLVLCGLIFFFLIAPIVVIIPLSFNTEPYFTFTEKMLSFDPEGYSMRWYDSLLTFGMSAPDGPRDASWWADSWANAKWVKAAKNSIIIGVFSTLLATSLGTLAALGLSRPEMPFRRAIMAILISPMIVPLIITATGMFFFYSNPCELLGLIGLPTDCGRLAGTYLGVILAHATLGIPFVIITVTATLVGFDQSLNRAAASLGANPRTTFFRVTMPLILPGVISGALFAFVTSFDEVVAVLFIAGPEQQTIPRQMWNGIREQISPAILAVATLLVLFSIALLTTVELLRRRSERIRGLTPQ; encoded by the coding sequence ATGGCTGTTCCATCATATGCCACGCGGCTGGAGCGTGTCTGGCACTATACCTACCTGGTGCTGTGCGGGTTGATCTTCTTCTTCCTGATCGCCCCGATCGTGGTGATCATCCCGTTGTCCTTCAATACCGAGCCCTATTTCACCTTTACCGAGAAGATGCTGTCCTTCGATCCCGAGGGATACAGCATGCGCTGGTATGACAGCCTGCTGACCTTTGGCATGAGCGCACCCGACGGGCCTCGCGATGCAAGCTGGTGGGCGGATTCCTGGGCCAATGCGAAATGGGTGAAGGCGGCGAAGAACTCGATCATCATCGGGGTTTTCTCGACGCTGCTGGCAACCTCGCTGGGCACGCTTGCCGCGCTGGGCCTGTCGCGACCGGAGATGCCGTTCCGGCGGGCGATCATGGCGATCCTGATCTCGCCGATGATCGTGCCGCTGATCATCACCGCGACGGGGATGTTCTTCTTCTACTCGAACCCTTGCGAGCTTCTGGGGCTGATCGGGCTGCCGACCGATTGCGGGCGGCTGGCGGGCACCTATCTGGGGGTGATCCTTGCCCATGCGACCTTGGGAATTCCCTTTGTCATCATCACGGTGACGGCGACGCTGGTGGGTTTCGACCAGTCGCTGAACCGGGCGGCGGCCTCGCTTGGGGCCAATCCGCGGACGACATTCTTCCGGGTGACCATGCCGCTGATCCTGCCGGGCGTGATCTCGGGCGCGCTGTTCGCCTTTGTCACCAGCTTTGACGAGGTGGTGGCGGTGCTGTTCATCGCAGGGCCCGAGCAGCAGACCATCCCGCGGCAGATGTGGAACGGCATCCGTGAACAGATCAGCCCGGCGATCCTGGCGGTGGCGACGCTGTTGGTGCTGTTCTCGATTGCGCTTCTGACGACGGTCGAGCTGTTGCGTCGCCGGTCCGAGCGGATCAGGGGGCTGACGCCGCAGTAA